AACTCGAAGAGTTATACACAGAACGGCAGTATCCACAAGGTGAAGAGAAGTAGCATAAACAATTTAGGAGATGACTGATAATTTACAGTCCTTAGGAGAGATTGATAGTATGAATTTGCATAAAACTTCTTGCATTACCTTATGAAAATAAATTTTGCAAAAAAAATTGTAAAAGTGCATAATAGGTACTCAAATAGTAAAAAAACAGTAGGTTAGAAAAAGGGGAAAAAATGATAGCACGAAAGGATAAAAATATAATTTTGCGGTATGCAAAAAAATACAATGTTTCCTATATCGTTTTGTTTGGTTCTTCGGCAACAAAGAATTTAAAGGCAAATGATATTGATATTGGAGTGAAAGGCATTGAACCTAGATTATTCTTCAAATTTTATGCCGAATTGTTTAAACATTTATCGAGACCTGTTGATCTTATTGACCTCTCAAAGAAGTCGCTATTCAATC
The DNA window shown above is from bacterium and carries:
- a CDS encoding nucleotidyltransferase domain-containing protein, with amino-acid sequence MIARKDKNIILRYAKKYNVSYIVLFGSSATKNLKANDIDIGVKGIEPRLFFKFYAELFKHLSRPVDLIDLSKKSLFNQLVEEDGIKIYG